A region of Thermovibrio ammonificans HB-1 DNA encodes the following proteins:
- a CDS encoding ABC transporter permease: MNPLLLWLAVRSLKPKGGYHSFAVLIAVLGVVVGVAALIIVNSVMTGFQDAIKKRLLSANADIIVMKRSGPFVRYDYAQHVISKIKGVVGVEPFIYVPAMATAGQAQTAASASIRGCVPALEPKVTSIPRHMVVGDWKLFESSPKGVVIGRILADTLGITVGDEITFISPYGRKTPFGVIPRTAKFTVVGIFEVGMYQFDSSLVLAHLDAVRKAFGFGDSVTGLMVKVRDLNLVKPVERQIEAVLGPAYSVQDWISLNKSLFSALKLEKLAMFLILTLIVVVASFNISSLLMMTVSSKSRDIAILKTVGAENGFIVKVFVLQGLLIGAIGTILGEAIGIAVSVFGEKFKLIPLPPDVYYIDHLPFQLHLADCVVAAVAALIISGIATVYPALRAAKTEPVKVLRMGES; the protein is encoded by the coding sequence TTGAACCCGCTCCTTCTGTGGCTTGCGGTTAGGAGTTTAAAGCCCAAGGGCGGCTACCACTCCTTCGCCGTTTTGATTGCAGTTCTCGGCGTTGTTGTGGGGGTGGCCGCCCTTATAATCGTTAACTCCGTTATGACCGGCTTCCAAGACGCCATAAAGAAGCGGCTTCTTTCTGCCAACGCCGACATAATAGTGATGAAGCGTTCGGGTCCCTTTGTTCGTTACGACTACGCTCAGCACGTGATATCGAAGATTAAGGGCGTTGTAGGTGTTGAGCCGTTTATCTACGTTCCGGCTATGGCCACGGCCGGTCAGGCCCAAACAGCCGCAAGTGCTTCCATAAGGGGGTGTGTTCCCGCCCTTGAGCCAAAAGTTACCTCCATTCCCCGGCACATGGTTGTTGGAGACTGGAAGCTCTTTGAGAGCTCCCCGAAGGGTGTGGTAATCGGGCGTATTCTTGCCGATACTCTCGGCATAACGGTGGGAGACGAAATCACCTTTATATCTCCCTACGGCAGGAAGACCCCTTTCGGCGTTATACCCCGAACGGCCAAGTTCACCGTGGTGGGCATATTCGAGGTGGGGATGTATCAGTTTGACTCCTCCTTGGTTCTTGCCCACCTTGACGCCGTTCGTAAGGCATTCGGTTTCGGAGATTCTGTTACGGGTTTAATGGTTAAGGTTAGGGACCTTAACCTCGTTAAACCCGTTGAGAGGCAGATAGAGGCCGTCCTCGGCCCTGCCTACTCGGTTCAGGACTGGATATCTTTAAATAAGAGCCTCTTCTCGGCACTGAAGCTTGAGAAGCTCGCCATGTTCCTGATTCTGACGCTGATTGTGGTTGTTGCCTCTTTCAACATCTCCAGCCTTCTCATGATGACGGTGAGCTCAAAGTCCAGGGATATTGCCATACTGAAAACCGTGGGGGCGGAAAACGGCTTTATCGTGAAAGTTTTCGTCCTTCAGGGGCTTCTGATAGGGGCAATCGGCACTATTTTGGGTGAGGCAATCGGGATTGCCGTTTCCGTTTTCGGCGAGAAGTTTAAGCTCATTCCCCTGCCGCCGGACGTTTACTACATAGACCACCTTCCCTTTCAGCTCCACCTTGCAGACTGCGTAGTTGCCGCCGTTGCGGCCCTAATCATAAGCGGGATTGCAACGGTTTACCCGGCGCTGAGGGCGGCGAAAACTGAGCCTGTGAAAGTTCTTAGGATGGGGGAGAGTTGA
- a CDS encoding N-acetyltransferase, whose amino-acid sequence MSRSVPGTIRKAKVQDAESIQFLVNHYAKLGLMLPRSINSIYENIREFWVYEEDGTVLGVCALSVFWDNLAEVRSLAVAPGHTGKGIGTALVKRALEESLELGINRVFTLTYQVDFFRKLGFREIDKNTLPHKIWRDCINCVKFPNCDETAMEIILEGEER is encoded by the coding sequence TTGAGCAGGAGCGTTCCCGGCACCATTAGGAAGGCAAAAGTTCAGGATGCGGAGAGCATTCAGTTCCTCGTTAACCACTACGCCAAACTGGGGCTTATGCTTCCCCGTTCCATAAACAGCATCTACGAGAACATAAGGGAGTTCTGGGTTTACGAAGAGGACGGAACGGTTCTGGGCGTGTGTGCCCTCTCTGTTTTCTGGGATAACCTTGCGGAGGTGCGCTCCCTGGCGGTTGCTCCCGGTCACACGGGAAAGGGTATAGGCACCGCCCTTGTAAAGAGGGCCCTTGAGGAGTCGCTTGAGCTCGGGATTAACAGAGTTTTTACCCTTACATACCAGGTGGACTTTTTCAGGAAGCTCGGCTTTAGGGAGATAGATAAGAACACCCTTCCCCATAAAATCTGGAGGGACTGTATAAACTGTGTAAAATTCCCCAACTGTGATGAAACGGCTATGGAGATAATACTTGAAGGAGAGGAGAGATGA